The proteins below are encoded in one region of Lagenorhynchus albirostris chromosome 7, mLagAlb1.1, whole genome shotgun sequence:
- the AQP7 gene encoding LOW QUALITY PROTEIN: aquaporin-7 (The sequence of the model RefSeq protein was modified relative to this genomic sequence to represent the inferred CDS: inserted 1 base in 1 codon), with the protein MAQADRKKRSTRMSKMVTPSAVRRMQTVLQKEMVREFLAEFLSTFVMMVFGLGSVAHMVLGDKMGSFLGVNLGFGFGVTMGVHMAGNISGAHMNAALTFTNCALGRMSWKKFPVYVLGQFLGSFLAAATIYCLFYTAIIDYSGGSLTVTGPTATANIFATYLPDHMTLWRGFLDEVLVTGMLELCLLAITDKGNNPALEGTQALVIGILVVIIGVSMGMNTGYAINPSRDLPPRFFTFIAGWGTQVFSTKDWWWVPVVAPPLGAYLGAIIYLIFIGSSIQQKPQILETPSTYEDHGTPVLPKSTSHTPVTSSLTPVSVXPDNRPSVLSHP; encoded by the exons ATGGCTCAGGCTGACAGGAAGAAGCG GTCCACCCGCATGTCCAAGATGGTCACACCGTCTGCAGTAAGAAGGATGCAAACAGTACTGCAGAAGGAGATGGTGCGCGAGTTCCTGGCCGAGTTCCTGAGCACATTTGTCATGatg GTGTTTGGTCTCGGCTCCGTGGCCCACATGGTTCTAGGAGACAAGATGGGGAGCTTCCTCGGTGTCAACTTGGGTTTTGGCTTCGGAGTCACCATGGGAGTGCACATGGCAGGGAACATCTCCG GGGCCCATATGAACGCAGCCTTGACCTTCACCAACTGTGCACTAGGCCGCATGTCCTGGAAGAAGTTTCCCGTGTATGTTCTGGGTCAGTTCCTGGGTTCCTTCCTGGCTGCTGCCACCATCTACTGCCTCTTCTACA CCGCCATCATCGACTACTCGGGGGGAAGTCTGACAGTGACTGGTCCCACAGCCACTGCTAACATTTTTGCCACCTACCTTCCTGACCACATGACCTTGTGGAGGGGCTTCCTGGATGAG GTGTTAGTGACAGGGATGCTTGAGCTGTGTCTCTTAGCCATCACGGACAAGGGGAACAACCCAGCACTGGAAGGGACACAGGCCTTGGTGATTGGCATCCTTGTTGTCATCATTGGAGTGTCCATGGGTATGAACACAGGATATGCCATCAACCCCTCCCGGGACCTGCCTCCACGCTTCTTCACCTTCATTGCTGGCTGGGGCACACAGGTCTTCAG CAccaaggactggtggtgggtgcCAGTGGTGGCCCCACCCCTAGGTGCCTACTTAGGTGCCATCATCTACTTGATCTTCATTGGCTCCAGCATCCAACAGAAGCCCCAGATACTGGAGACTCCCTCGACGTATGAAGACCACGGAACACCTGTGTTGCCCAAGTCCACATCTCACACACCCGTGACCTCTTCCCTCACCCCTGTCTCTG TCCCCGACAACAGACCTTCAGTCCTGTCCCACCCTTAA